The following proteins are encoded in a genomic region of Pyricularia oryzae 70-15 chromosome 6, whole genome shotgun sequence:
- a CDS encoding GPI transamidase component GPI16, whose product MARFVLDITMQSLFAFLLFPLLAAAQYHEQLVLRPLPLSALLASFNFRANTTIADFEAHNYRLFPRSLAQILQHAGTRELHLRFGLGRWDAESWGARPWDGTREGGTGVELWAWLDASTDEEADRKWLTLTNALSGLFCASLNFIDGTRTTRPVMSFQPEGDHPNVTAANMHLLYGTLPREVVCTENLTPFLKLLPCKGKAGIASLLDGHKLFDASWQSMAIDVRPVCSEDGGCVLEIEQTIDMVLDLDRAKRPRDNPIPRPPPSEELKCDTTKEYHNEHTCFPADYTAHQDWTLSKVFGRSMQGSCPLANSDVPPVCMQIPESRSVYTSEGVHEIKNPDGRSRCFKVDDGALVELVLAEPSQESSAHPESPGADFESRGLLKPEVPALYAERSLTGHGAERGGVQTIFTNPSPDKEIEFVYMESLPWFMRIYLHTLTARVADSEIDSRGSTVSAGQAQAKGDKKVIQEIYYRPALDRARGSQVEVRMRVPPASTVFLTYDFEKSILRYTEYPPDANRGFDVASAVVTILNSNQSSSTSSRNANLRTASVLLSLPTPDFSMPYNVIILSSTAIALGFGGLFNILVRRFVGADEGPRPGLANGLARLKQKIKGKFGANKTPGKDDAPTLASAGDQGADGSKQQALT is encoded by the exons ATGGCACGATTCGTTCTAGACATCACGATGCAGTCTCTCTTTGCTTTCCTTCTCTTCcccctcctcgccgccgcccaatACCACGAGCAGCTAGTACTTCGACCACTACCCCTATCCGCACTACTCGCCAGTTTCAACTTTCGCGCCAACACGACCATCGCAGACTTTGAAGCGCACAACTACCGACTTTTTCCGCGCTCCCTTGCGCAGATTTTACAACATGCCGGCACCCGCGAGCTGCATTTGAGGTTCGGGCTTGGACGATGGGATGCTGAGAGTTGGGGCGCCAGGCCTTGGGATGGAACTCGGGAGGGCGGCACTGGTGTTGAACTGTGGGCTTGGCTTGATGCAAGCACAGATGAGGA AGCCGATCGCAAATGGTTGACGTTGACAAATGCCTTGTCTGGTCTCTTTTGCGCCTCTCTCAACTTTATCGACGGCACACGAACTACCCGGCCTGTCATGTCTTTCCAGCCCGAGGGTGACCACCCCAACGTCACGGCTGCCAACATGCATCTACTCTATGGCACTCTTCCCCGCGAAGTAGTTTGCACCGAGAACCTTACCCCCTTCTTGAAGCTGCTACCATGCAAGGGCAAGGCTGGCATCGCTTCCCTGCTCGACGGCCACAAGCTCTTTGATGCCTCTTGGCAGAGCATGGCGATTGACGTCAGGCCCGTCTGTAGTGAGGATGGCGGCTGCGTTTTGGAGATTGAGCAGACCATTGACATGGTCTTGGACCTGGACAGGGCGAAGCGACCCCGTG ACAACCCTATCCCTCGCCCTCCCCCCAGCGAGGAGCTCAAATGCGACACCACCAAGGAGTACCACAATGAACACACCTGCTTCCCCGCAGACTACACCGCCCACCAGGATTGGACATTGTCAAAAGTGTTCGGGCGGTCGATGCAGGGTTCATGCCCGCTGGCTAACAGCGACGTACCCCCAGTATGCATGCAAATCCCCGAAAGCCGCAGTGTGTACACTTCGGAAGGGGTGCACGAGATAAAGAACCCCGACGGGCGGTCGCGATGCTTCAAGGTCGATGACGGCGCTCTCGTCGAGCTTGTGCTTGCCGAGCCGAGCCAGGAATCTTCCGCCCATCCGGAATCGCCGGGAGCTGATTTCGAATCCAGGGGTTTGCTGAAGCCTGAGGTTCCAGCTCTGTATGCCGAGCGCAGCTTGACCGGCCATGGCGCCGAACGCGGCGGCGTACAGACCATTTTCACAAACCCGAGCCCAGACAAGGAGATTGAGTTTGTGTACATGGAGAGCCTGCCTTGGTTCATGCGCATCTACCTACACACCCTGACTGCCCGCGTTGCAGATTCGGAGATTGATTCAAGGGGATCTACGGTCTCGGCTGGCCAGGCCCAAGCCAAAGGAGATAAAAAGGTGATACAGGAGATTTACTATCGACCGGCACTTGATCGCGCACGTGGGTCGCAGGTCGAGGTGCGCATGCGCGTCCCGCCAGCCTCGACAGTCTTTCTCACGTACGACTTTGAGAAGTCCATTTTGAGGTACACAGAGTACCCGCCCGACGCCAACAGGGGTTTCGACGTGGCATCGGCCGTCGTAACCATCCTAAACAGCAACCAATCCTCTTCCACGTCTTCGAGAAACGCCAACCTCAGGACTGCGTCGGTTCTTCTCAGCCTACCAACACCCGACTTTAGCATGCCGTACAATGTCATTATTTTATCCAGCACTGCAATCGCTTTAGGGTTCGGAGGACTGTTCAACATCTTGGTTAGGAGGTTTGTCGGGGCAGACGAAGGTCCTCGGCCGGGTTTGGCGAATGGGCTGGCAAGGTTGAAGCAAAAGATCAAGGGCAAGTTTGGGGCAAATAAAACACCCGGCAAGGACGACGCCCCCACTCTGGCTTCCGCAGGCGACCAGGGTGCTGATGGTAGTAAACAACAGGCGTTGACATGA